GCTGGGCCACCACATCGCCAATGACGCGATCCGCGACTGGGTGTTCAACGGCGGCGAGGAATCGAGCTACGAGCCCGGCCCCTATGACGTCAACATCATCGGCGACTACAATATCGGCGGCGACGCCTGGGCCTCGCGCATGCTGCTGGAAGAGATCGGGCTGAACGTGGTCGGCTCCTGGTCGGGCGATGCGACGCTGGCCGAGATCGAGAACGCGCCGAAGGCCAGGCTGAACCTCATCCACTGCTACCGGTCGATGAACTACATCTGCCGCTACATGGAAGAGAATTACGGCGTCGGCTGGATGGAATACAACTTCTTCGGTCCGTCGCAGATCGCCGCGAGCCTGCGCGCCATCGCCGCCAAGTTCGACAAGACCGTCCAGGACAAGGCCGAGGAGGTCATCGCCAAGTACCAGCCGCTGGTCGACGCGGTGCTGGCCAAATACAAGCCCCGCCTCGAAGGCAAGAAGGTGATGCTTTATGTCGGCGGGCTGCGGCCGCGCCACGTGGTCGACGCCTATCACGATCTCGGCATGGAGATCTGCGGCACCGGCTACGAATTCGCCCATGGCGACGATTACAAGCGGACCGGCGAATACATCAAGGAAGGCACGCTGATCTACGACGACGTCACGGGCTACGAGCTCGAGAAGTTCATCGAAGGCATGCGCCCCGACCTCGTGGGCTCGGGCATCAAGGAAAAATACCCGGTGCAGAAGATGGGCATCCCGTTCCGCCAGATGCACAGCTGGGACTATTCCGGCCCCTATCACGGCTATGACGGCTTCGCGATCTTCGCCCGCGACATGGATCTCGCGATCAACAACCCGGTCTGGGGCCTGTTCGACGCGCCCTGGAAGAAATCGGCCTGACGCCCTTCGGCGGGGGGCCGAGACCTCCCGCCCGCTCCCTCAACCCTTTCGGCCGCGTCTCGGAATGCGGACGGCCCGAAGAAGGATCCCAAGCCATGCCCCAATCGGCAGACAAGGTGCTCGACCACAACAAGCTGTTCCACGAGCCCGAATACAAGGAAATGTTCAAGAACAAGCGGGCGACGTTCGAGAATGCGCCGACCGCGCCCCAGGTGACCGAGATCCTCGACTGGACCAAGTCCTGGGACTACCGCGAGAAGAACCTCGCCCGCGAGGCTCTGGTCATCAACCCCGCCAAGGCCTGCCAGCCGCTGGGCGCGGTCTTCGCGGCGGCGGGCTATGAAGGCACCATGAGCTTCGTGCACGGCTCGCAGGGCTGCGTCGCCTATTACCGCTCGCATCTGTCGCGCCACTTCAAGGAACCGGCCTCGGCGGTGTCCTCGTCGATGACCGAGGATGCGGCGGTCTTCGGCGGGCTGGTGAACATGGTCGACGGGCTCGCCAATACCTACGCGCTCTACCAGCCCAAGATGATCGCCGTCTCGACCACCTGCATGGCCGAGGTGATCGGCGACGACCTCAACTCGTTCATCATCCAGGCCAAGGAAAAGGGCTCGGTCCCCGAGGAATTCGACGTGCCCTTCGCCCATACCCCGGCCTTCGTGGGCAGCCACGTGGACGGCTATGACAACATGCAGAAGGGCATCCTGACCCATTTCTGGAAGGGGGCCGAGCGGAGCGAGACCGACAGCATCAACATCATCCCCGGCTTCGACGGCTTCGCGGTCGCCAATATCCGCGAGATGAACCGGATGCTGGGCGAGATGGGCGTCGACTACACCGTCCTGTGCGACGTATCGGATGTCTACGACACCCCCTCGGACGGCAATTTCCAGATGTATGCCGGCGGCACGAAGCTTGATGACGTCAAGGCCGCGGTCAACGCGAAGGCCACGCTGTCACTGCAGGAATATTGCACCAAGCGGACGCTCGAATTCTGCGAGGAGGTCGGCCAGAAGACCGCCGCGCTCCACTACCCGATGGGCGTCGCGGGCACCGACGAGTTCCTGATGACGGTCTCGGAGCTGACCGGCAAGGAGGTTCCCGCCAGCCTGACGCTGGAACGCGGCCGCCTCGTCGATGCGATGGCCGACAGCCAGGCCTATCTGCACGGCAAGACCTACGCGATCTACGGCGATCCCGACTTCGTCTATGCGATGGCCAAGTTCGTGATGGAAACCGGCGGCGAGCCCACCCATTGCCTCGCCACCAACGGGTCGAAGGCCTGGGCCAAGAAGATGCAGGCGCTGCTGGACAGCTCGCCCTTCGGCAAGGGCTGCCAGGTCTGGGCCGGCAAGGACCTCTGGCACCTGCGCTCGATCCTCGCGACCGAACCCGCCGACCTTCTGATCGGCAACAGCTATGGCAAGTATATCGAGCGTGACCTGAACATTCCGCTGATCCGGCTCACCTTCCCGATCTTCGACCGCCACCACCACCACCGCTTCCCGACCTTCGGCTATCAGGGCGGGCTGACGGTTCTGGTCAAGATCCTCGACACCATCTTCGACAAGCTCGACACCAATACGGGGACCCTGGGCGAGACCGACATCTCGTTCGATCTTACCCGCTGACGCATCCCGAACGGCCCCGGCGATCCTGTCCCAAGCCAGGTCCCTCGCCGGGCTCCGTGCATCCCCGGGAGCGTCTCCCCGGCCTGCGGCCGGTCCTTACGGGCCGGCCGCATGTCTTTGCGCACCCCGCTCCGGACGCCGACAGAGGCGCATGGTCGCGTTCCGCTCAAGATGCCTGACGCGATGCCCCGCAAAGGGATATACCGCAAACGGATATACCGCAGACGCAGCCCCGCCAGCCCGTGTCCGGACCGGAGCGCCTATCCGGCCAGACGCCAGCCAGATCGAAAGACGACCGCGATGCCGACGCGCTCCGAGGATGCCCGCCGCCTGATCCTGACCGGGGTGACCCTGGCCGGGATGCTGACAGCCGCCGCGCTGCATTGGGGACCGTTCCCCGCGACCGGCTGGCCGCATATGGCCGCCACGGCCGCGCTGGCGCTTGTCTACATGGCAGGAGGAATTCCGGCCGGGGCACGCGCGCTCCACGCCCTCTGGACCGAGCGCGCGCTCGATATCGACCTGTTGATGGTGATCGCGGCACTCGCGGCGGCGGCCGTCGGCGCAACGGCCGAGGGCGCGGTGCTGCTGACGCTGTTCAGCCTGTCGACCACGCTCGAACATCGCGCCATCGGCCGCGCCCGACGCGCCATCGAGGCGCTGATGGAGCTGCGCCCCGACCGCACGCTCCGGCGCAGGGCCTCGGGCGACACCGAAGAGGTCGCGGTGGCCGATCTGGCGCCGGGCGACATCGTGATATTGCGCCCCGGCGCGCGGGTGCCGGTCGACGGCACGATCCGCGAGGGCGAAGGGGCGATCGACGAATCCACCATCACCGGCGAATCCGTCCCGGTCCACAAGCAGCCCGGTGCGCAGGTCTTCGAGGCGACGGTGAACCTGCATGGCGTGCTGGCGGTCGAGGTCACCCGGCCGCTTGCCGAAAGCACCGTGGCCCGGATGATCGCGCTGGTGACCGAGGCCCAGGCCGCCCGCGCGCCCTCGGAACGCTTCTCGGAATGGTTCGGCCAGCGCTATACCATCGCCGTGCTGGCGGGCGCGGTGCTGGCCTTCGCCGCCTTCCTCTGGCTCGGCCTTGGCTGGCACGCGGCGCTTTACAAGGCGGCGACGCTTCTGGTCGCGGCCAGCCCCTGCGCCATCGTGATCTCGGTTCCGGCCGCGATCCTGTCGGCGCTGTCGGCCTCGGCCCGGGGAGGCGTGTTGTTCAAGGGCGGCGCCGCGCTCGAGACGCTGGCCCGGGTCGACAGTTTCGCCTTCGACAAGACCGGCACCCTGACCACCGGGCGGCAGGAGGTGGTCGAACTGGCCTGCGAGGGCGATCCCGATATCTTCCTCGCGCGGCTGGCCGGGCTCGAGGCCCATTCCGAACACCCGATCGCCGATGCGATCCGCCGCGCCGCCACCGCCCGCGGCCTGAGCCCGCTTGCCGTGCGCGAGGCCCGCGCGGTGCCCGGCGAGGGCATGGTGGGGGTCGATGACGAGGGCGTGCTCTGGGCGGGCAATGAACGGCTGGCGGCACGGATGGGCGCGAAGGACGCGCCGAGCGAGCGCCCCGCCCTGATCGGCGACCTCGACCGGCGGGCGCAGACGCTGGTTCTGCTGGGCCGCGG
The genomic region above belongs to Rhodovulum sulfidophilum DSM 1374 and contains:
- a CDS encoding heavy metal translocating P-type ATPase, with amino-acid sequence MPTRSEDARRLILTGVTLAGMLTAAALHWGPFPATGWPHMAATAALALVYMAGGIPAGARALHALWTERALDIDLLMVIAALAAAAVGATAEGAVLLTLFSLSTTLEHRAIGRARRAIEALMELRPDRTLRRRASGDTEEVAVADLAPGDIVILRPGARVPVDGTIREGEGAIDESTITGESVPVHKQPGAQVFEATVNLHGVLAVEVTRPLAESTVARMIALVTEAQAARAPSERFSEWFGQRYTIAVLAGAVLAFAAFLWLGLGWHAALYKAATLLVAASPCAIVISVPAAILSALSASARGGVLFKGGAALETLARVDSFAFDKTGTLTTGRQEVVELACEGDPDIFLARLAGLEAHSEHPIADAIRRAATARGLSPLAVREARAVPGEGMVGVDDEGVLWAGNERLAARMGAKDAPSERPALIGDLDRRAQTLVLLGRGARYLGAVTVEDQPRPTARPGLDALRARGIARLAMLTGDRRAVAERIGADLGIAPAEIHAELRPEDKLRIVAGLTRSGRVAFVGDGVNDAAALARADIGIAMGAAGSEVALQAADVALLSEDLGRLAAAHALSRRTARIIRQNLIFAMGAMAVLVASGILFDLPLPVAVVGHEGGTVLVVLNGLRLLADPIRHRSAT
- the nifK gene encoding nitrogenase molybdenum-iron protein subunit beta, with product MPQSADKVLDHNKLFHEPEYKEMFKNKRATFENAPTAPQVTEILDWTKSWDYREKNLAREALVINPAKACQPLGAVFAAAGYEGTMSFVHGSQGCVAYYRSHLSRHFKEPASAVSSSMTEDAAVFGGLVNMVDGLANTYALYQPKMIAVSTTCMAEVIGDDLNSFIIQAKEKGSVPEEFDVPFAHTPAFVGSHVDGYDNMQKGILTHFWKGAERSETDSINIIPGFDGFAVANIREMNRMLGEMGVDYTVLCDVSDVYDTPSDGNFQMYAGGTKLDDVKAAVNAKATLSLQEYCTKRTLEFCEEVGQKTAALHYPMGVAGTDEFLMTVSELTGKEVPASLTLERGRLVDAMADSQAYLHGKTYAIYGDPDFVYAMAKFVMETGGEPTHCLATNGSKAWAKKMQALLDSSPFGKGCQVWAGKDLWHLRSILATEPADLLIGNSYGKYIERDLNIPLIRLTFPIFDRHHHHRFPTFGYQGGLTVLVKILDTIFDKLDTNTGTLGETDISFDLTR
- the nifD gene encoding nitrogenase molybdenum-iron protein alpha chain translates to MAKDIPDPIAPEKLIEEVLSAYPAKAQKKRAKHLNVAAPAPEGETEIASKCDTVKSNIKSVPGVMTIRGCAYAGSKGVVWGPVKDMVHISHGPVGCGHYSWSQRRNYYTGTTGVDSFVTFQFTTDFQEKDIVFGGDKKLEKTIDEINALFPLSKGITVQSECPIGLIGDDIEAVARKKKKDVNKTIVPVRCEGFRGVSQSLGHHIANDAIRDWVFNGGEESSYEPGPYDVNIIGDYNIGGDAWASRMLLEEIGLNVVGSWSGDATLAEIENAPKARLNLIHCYRSMNYICRYMEENYGVGWMEYNFFGPSQIAASLRAIAAKFDKTVQDKAEEVIAKYQPLVDAVLAKYKPRLEGKKVMLYVGGLRPRHVVDAYHDLGMEICGTGYEFAHGDDYKRTGEYIKEGTLIYDDVTGYELEKFIEGMRPDLVGSGIKEKYPVQKMGIPFRQMHSWDYSGPYHGYDGFAIFARDMDLAINNPVWGLFDAPWKKSA